Proteins encoded within one genomic window of Chitinophaga parva:
- a CDS encoding translation initiation factor has product MSKNKRTTNGIVFSTNPDFKPQHEEPEIQDTLPPAQQQLRVKLDNKQRGGKTVTLIDGFIGTPDDLEKLGKALKTKCGTGGSVKDGQILIQGDYKAKVIQWLTGWGYTKTK; this is encoded by the coding sequence ATGTCCAAGAACAAACGCACTACAAACGGTATCGTATTCTCCACCAACCCTGATTTCAAGCCCCAGCACGAGGAACCTGAAATACAGGATACCCTGCCGCCGGCCCAGCAGCAACTCCGTGTAAAACTGGACAACAAACAACGGGGCGGCAAAACGGTAACCCTCATTGATGGCTTCATTGGCACACCGGACGACCTGGAAAAGCTGGGTAAAGCGCTCAAGACAAAATGCGGCACCGGCGGCAGTGTAAAAGATGGCCAGATCCTGATCCAGGGCGATTATAAGGCCAAGGTGATCCAGTGGTTGACAGGATGGGGCTATACCAAAACGAAATAA
- a CDS encoding diacylglycerol/lipid kinase family protein produces the protein MKKILIIINRKAGTNRQKLLDAHIARHFPENAFHVETVYLAYMGHGEDLAKDAVTRHFDIVVAVGGDGSINEIARGLRGSKTALGIIPLGSGNGLARALKIPLNIDKAMELIVTGRPRPMDVGFANEHLFLSNAGLGFDAKVAEEFRHTKHRGLYGYASQVIKSFRNYRYLPYHIEIDGKTIEEPAFLLTIANSNQFGFEFKLAADATVFDGQFDLCLVRPISFWQLAPLSFHSLMGNLEKTDFMQHYTGRTVTINSEQLECLQVDGDAVPLSNDQQVTFRLEPGALQVIVAE, from the coding sequence TTGAAGAAGATCCTCATCATCATTAACCGGAAAGCCGGCACCAACCGTCAAAAGCTGTTGGACGCCCACATAGCCCGCCACTTCCCGGAAAATGCCTTCCACGTAGAAACGGTGTACCTGGCTTACATGGGCCATGGGGAAGACCTTGCCAAAGATGCAGTGACCCGCCACTTTGATATTGTAGTGGCCGTGGGCGGCGATGGCTCTATTAACGAAATAGCCCGTGGCCTGCGGGGCAGCAAAACCGCCCTGGGCATCATTCCCCTGGGCAGCGGCAATGGCCTGGCCCGTGCCCTGAAAATACCGCTGAACATAGACAAGGCCATGGAACTGATCGTAACCGGCAGGCCCCGCCCCATGGACGTGGGCTTTGCCAACGAGCACCTTTTCCTCAGCAATGCCGGTCTTGGTTTTGACGCCAAAGTGGCGGAAGAATTCCGCCATACCAAGCACCGCGGCCTGTATGGCTACGCCAGCCAGGTGATCAAAAGTTTCAGGAATTACCGCTACCTTCCTTACCATATAGAAATAGACGGCAAAACGATCGAGGAGCCCGCGTTCCTGCTCACGATTGCCAACAGCAACCAGTTTGGTTTTGAATTTAAGCTGGCCGCGGATGCCACCGTATTTGACGGCCAGTTCGACCTTTGCCTAGTGCGCCCCATCTCCTTCTGGCAGTTGGCGCCACTCAGTTTCCACTCCCTGATGGGCAACCTGGAGAAAACTGATTTCATGCAGCACTACACCGGCCGCACCGTTACCATCAACAGCGAACAACTGGAATGCCTGCAGGTGGATGGAGACGCCGTGCCCCTGAGCAATGACCAGCAGGTTACCTTCCGCCTGGAACCCGGTGCCCTGCAGGTGATCGTGGCTGAATAA
- the nadC gene encoding carboxylating nicotinate-nucleotide diphosphorylase, producing MALDPTALSAFITSALAEDIGSGDHSTLACIPASARGKAQLKIKEDGILAGMEVAEAIFRHLDASAIFTPLKKDGDTMQKGEVAFTIEASVHTLLTGERLVLNCMQRMSGIATLTHQYVQVLKPYHTRILDTRKTTPNFRLLEKEAVRIGGGTNHRMGLYDMIMLKDNHVDFAGGIPQAVARTVEYLQAHHLDLKIEVETRTLEDVKQCLATGKVDRIMLDNYTPDQLREALQLIKGQAETEASGGITLENIVTYAQTGVDYISAGAIIHHAVSLDLSLKAM from the coding sequence ATGGCATTAGACCCAACGGCTCTTTCGGCATTCATTACCAGCGCCCTGGCAGAAGATATTGGCAGCGGCGACCATTCCACCCTGGCCTGCATACCGGCCAGCGCCCGGGGCAAGGCCCAGCTCAAGATCAAGGAAGACGGCATCCTGGCCGGCATGGAAGTGGCGGAAGCCATTTTCAGGCACCTGGACGCTTCGGCCATTTTCACGCCCCTCAAAAAAGACGGGGACACCATGCAAAAGGGCGAGGTAGCCTTCACCATTGAAGCCAGCGTGCACACACTGCTCACCGGAGAACGCCTGGTGCTCAATTGTATGCAGCGAATGAGCGGCATTGCCACCCTCACCCATCAATATGTACAAGTATTAAAGCCTTATCATACCCGCATCCTGGACACCCGCAAGACCACGCCCAATTTCCGCCTCCTGGAAAAGGAAGCCGTGCGTATAGGTGGCGGTACCAACCACCGCATGGGCCTGTACGATATGATCATGCTCAAGGATAACCACGTGGACTTTGCCGGTGGCATCCCCCAGGCCGTGGCCCGTACCGTGGAATACCTGCAGGCGCACCACCTGGACCTGAAAATTGAAGTGGAAACGCGCACCCTGGAAGATGTGAAACAATGCCTGGCCACCGGCAAGGTAGACCGCATCATGCTGGACAATTATACGCCAGACCAGCTCCGCGAAGCCCTGCAGCTCATAAAAGGACAGGCGGAAACGGAGGCTTCCGGCGGTATTACCCTGGAAAATATTGTGACCTATGCCCAAACCGGCGTAGATTACATCTCAGCGGGCGCCATCATCCATCATGCGGTGAGCCTGGACCTGAGCCTGAAAGCGATGTAA
- a CDS encoding DUF4783 domain-containing protein, whose protein sequence is MMKNLMYVLGALGAVLVFTAFTVSAHPKPTTEVVVSEAAGPFEQVVSAIKAGSVSGLTPYMDNTIEINISGKSNSYSKTQAEVILKDFFAKNQVKSFEIVHQGEGGGGSRFGIGNMSTAGGTYRTYFLLQKKGASMVLNELRFETK, encoded by the coding sequence ATGATGAAAAATTTAATGTATGTGCTGGGGGCGCTGGGTGCAGTACTTGTGTTCACTGCATTTACGGTGTCCGCACATCCAAAACCCACCACTGAAGTAGTTGTAAGTGAGGCCGCTGGCCCGTTTGAACAAGTGGTGAGCGCTATCAAGGCGGGTAGCGTAAGTGGCCTGACCCCTTACATGGATAACACCATAGAGATCAACATTTCCGGTAAGTCTAATTCTTACAGCAAAACCCAGGCAGAAGTGATATTGAAAGATTTTTTTGCCAAAAACCAGGTAAAATCCTTCGAGATCGTGCACCAGGGTGAAGGCGGCGGCGGCTCCCGTTTTGGTATCGGGAACATGAGCACAGCCGGCGGCACTTACCGTACTTACTTCCTGCTCCAGAAAAAAGGAGCCAGCATGGTATTAAACGAGCTGCGCTTTGAGACCAAGTAA
- the gpmI gene encoding 2,3-bisphosphoglycerate-independent phosphoglycerate mutase, whose protein sequence is MEKNKAILIIMDGWAQGKVAAADAVAAANTPFVDSLYKQYPHTTLVTWGEEVGLPEGQMGNSEVGHLNIGAGRIVYQELQRINVAIREGELAQNPVLQETFQYAKSNGKALHLMGLVSDGGVHSHLSHLKALVNIAKEMGITKLYIHAFTDGRDTDPKSGLGYLTDLQQHLDANGGKIASVTGRYYAMDRDKRWERVKLAYDALTKGIGTKAADAVAAVKASYAADVTDEFIKPIIITGADGAPVATIQEGDAVLCFNFRTDRCREITQALTQQDFPDFDMHTIPLFYTTMTQYDKTYKGVHVIFENDNLNNTLGEVVAQAGRSQIRIAETEKYPHVSFFFSGGREKEFEGERRLMAASPKVATYDLQPEMSAHEVTEKIVAEINAESADFIALNFANADMVGHTGIWEAAIKAVETVDACVKEVVTASLNHGYTVFLTADHGNADFMKNDDGSPNTAHTLNPVPFFIINKDFRGAVKAGKLGDIAPTILHFMGLPIPKEMTGTVLV, encoded by the coding sequence ATGGAAAAGAATAAAGCCATTTTGATCATCATGGATGGTTGGGCGCAGGGTAAAGTAGCCGCCGCCGACGCTGTGGCCGCTGCCAATACCCCTTTCGTAGACAGCTTGTACAAACAATACCCGCACACCACCCTGGTAACCTGGGGTGAGGAAGTAGGCCTGCCCGAGGGGCAAATGGGCAACTCCGAAGTAGGTCACCTCAACATTGGCGCGGGCCGCATTGTATACCAGGAACTGCAGCGCATCAACGTAGCCATCCGTGAAGGAGAACTGGCCCAGAACCCGGTATTGCAGGAAACTTTCCAGTACGCCAAATCCAACGGTAAAGCCCTCCACCTCATGGGCCTGGTGAGCGATGGCGGTGTACACTCCCACCTCAGCCACCTGAAAGCCCTGGTGAATATTGCCAAAGAAATGGGTATCACTAAGTTATACATTCACGCCTTCACAGACGGCCGCGATACCGACCCCAAAAGCGGCCTGGGCTATCTCACAGACCTGCAGCAGCACCTGGACGCAAACGGGGGCAAGATTGCCAGCGTAACCGGCCGCTACTACGCCATGGACCGCGACAAGCGCTGGGAACGGGTGAAACTGGCCTACGATGCGCTCACCAAGGGCATTGGCACTAAAGCTGCAGATGCTGTGGCTGCCGTGAAGGCTAGCTACGCGGCAGACGTGACGGATGAATTCATCAAACCCATTATCATCACCGGTGCAGACGGCGCGCCCGTGGCCACCATCCAGGAAGGGGATGCGGTGCTGTGCTTCAACTTCCGCACAGACCGTTGCCGCGAAATCACGCAGGCCCTTACCCAGCAGGACTTCCCGGATTTTGACATGCACACCATTCCCCTGTTCTACACCACCATGACCCAGTATGATAAAACATACAAGGGCGTGCATGTGATCTTTGAGAACGATAACCTGAACAACACCCTGGGTGAAGTGGTAGCGCAGGCGGGCCGCAGCCAGATCCGCATTGCCGAGACCGAGAAATACCCGCACGTATCTTTCTTCTTCAGCGGTGGCCGTGAAAAGGAGTTTGAAGGGGAACGCCGCCTCATGGCCGCATCGCCCAAAGTAGCCACCTACGACCTGCAGCCGGAAATGAGCGCGCATGAAGTAACAGAAAAGATCGTGGCCGAGATCAATGCCGAAAGCGCTGATTTCATTGCCCTTAACTTTGCCAATGCGGACATGGTAGGCCACACCGGTATCTGGGAAGCCGCCATCAAAGCGGTAGAAACCGTAGACGCCTGTGTAAAGGAAGTGGTAACTGCCTCCCTGAACCATGGCTATACCGTGTTCCTGACGGCAGACCATGGCAACGCCGATTTCATGAAAAATGACGACGGCTCCCCCAACACGGCCCACACCCTGAACCCGGTACCCTTCTTCATCATCAACAAGGACTTCCGCGGTGCAGTGAAAGCCGGCAAACTGGGCGACATTGCTCCCACCATCCTGCATTTCATGGGCCTGCCCATTCCGAAGGAAATGACCGGCACCGTGCTCGTTTAA
- the uvrC gene encoding excinuclease ABC subunit UvrC: protein MTAAEFSKISHTIPLQPGIYKYFDENNEIIYVGKAKSLRKRVSSYFVKNHDSFKTRRLVENIHHIEFTIVNSEQDAFLLENSLIKQFQPRYNINLKDDKTYPYMVIRHENYPRVFLTRNVIKDGSEYLGPFTSVGRVRELLEVIRYNIPLRTCNLLLTPNNIQKGKFKVCLEYHLGNCKGPCEGLQTEEDYNENLSQVKNILKGNLSPVVNLFKEQMQEYAMNMEFEKAEILRKKIDSLNAYQVRSTVVNTRVGNVDVFTILSEGNAAYVNYLRVLNGTISDTKTVTLEKQLEEGDEEVLTYAIGYLRDTFKSLAREIVVPMEIEYPESQVTVTVPKGGDKKKLLELSEKNVNYFKDELYRKKILHLEGKSDMERKKVLYQLQADLELPLLPEHIECFDNSNFQGSYPVSACVVFKDGVASKKDYRHFNIKTVVGINDFASMKEVVHRRYSRLLAEQQPLPQLVIIDGGKGQLGAAMESIRALDLIGSMTVVGLAKNEEEIFFPGDKDSIKLPYGSESLKLIRRVRDEVHRFGITFHRQKRSKGTFKNELEAIKGIGENTATQLLKTFRSVNKIRGLTLDELVNEVGQAKGKLVYEHFHPTATGSQPAANE from the coding sequence ATGACAGCAGCGGAGTTTTCAAAAATATCACACACCATCCCGCTACAGCCGGGCATTTACAAGTACTTCGACGAAAATAACGAGATCATTTACGTGGGCAAGGCCAAGAGCCTGCGCAAGCGCGTGAGCTCTTATTTTGTGAAGAACCACGACAGCTTTAAGACCCGCCGGCTGGTAGAGAACATCCACCATATTGAGTTCACCATCGTAAACTCAGAGCAGGATGCATTCCTGCTGGAGAACTCGCTGATCAAGCAGTTCCAGCCGCGGTACAACATTAACCTGAAAGACGATAAGACCTATCCTTACATGGTGATCCGGCATGAGAACTACCCCCGTGTGTTCCTGACCCGCAACGTGATCAAGGATGGCTCTGAATACCTGGGCCCCTTTACTTCCGTGGGCCGTGTACGGGAGCTGCTGGAAGTGATCCGCTACAACATTCCCCTGCGCACCTGTAACCTGCTGCTTACGCCTAATAACATCCAGAAGGGCAAGTTCAAAGTATGCCTGGAATACCACCTGGGCAACTGCAAAGGCCCGTGCGAAGGCCTGCAAACAGAGGAAGACTATAACGAGAACCTGTCGCAGGTAAAGAACATCCTCAAGGGCAATCTCTCACCGGTGGTAAACCTGTTTAAAGAGCAGATGCAGGAATATGCCATGAATATGGAGTTTGAGAAAGCGGAGATCCTGCGCAAGAAGATAGACAGCCTCAATGCCTACCAGGTAAGATCCACCGTGGTCAATACCCGTGTGGGCAACGTAGATGTGTTCACCATTCTCAGTGAAGGCAACGCCGCTTACGTGAACTACCTGCGCGTGCTGAACGGCACCATTTCCGACACCAAAACGGTAACCCTGGAAAAACAGCTGGAGGAAGGGGATGAAGAGGTGCTCACCTATGCCATTGGCTACCTGCGGGATACCTTTAAAAGCCTGGCCCGCGAGATCGTGGTGCCCATGGAAATTGAGTACCCGGAAAGCCAGGTAACGGTAACCGTGCCCAAAGGTGGCGATAAGAAAAAGCTGCTGGAGCTGAGTGAGAAGAATGTGAACTATTTCAAGGACGAGTTATACCGCAAAAAGATCCTCCACCTGGAAGGTAAGAGCGATATGGAGCGCAAGAAAGTGCTTTACCAGTTGCAGGCGGACCTGGAGCTGCCGTTGCTGCCGGAGCACATTGAGTGTTTTGATAACTCCAACTTCCAGGGCAGCTACCCGGTGTCAGCCTGCGTGGTGTTTAAAGACGGGGTGGCCTCCAAGAAGGACTACCGGCATTTCAATATTAAAACGGTGGTAGGCATCAACGACTTTGCGTCTATGAAGGAAGTAGTACACCGCCGCTACAGCCGCCTGCTGGCGGAGCAGCAACCCCTGCCTCAGCTGGTGATCATTGATGGTGGTAAAGGTCAGCTGGGCGCCGCCATGGAGAGCATCCGCGCCCTGGACCTGATAGGCAGCATGACGGTGGTAGGGCTGGCCAAGAACGAGGAAGAGATCTTTTTCCCGGGGGATAAGGACAGTATAAAACTTCCCTACGGCAGTGAAAGCCTGAAACTGATCCGCCGCGTACGCGATGAGGTGCACCGCTTTGGCATCACTTTCCACCGGCAGAAGCGCAGCAAGGGCACCTTTAAAAATGAGCTGGAAGCCATTAAAGGCATAGGGGAGAATACCGCTACCCAGTTACTGAAAACCTTCCGCTCCGTAAACAAGATCAGGGGCCTTACACTGGATGAGCTGGTGAATGAGGTAGGCCAGGCCAAAGGCAAGTTGGTGTATGAGCACTTCCATCCTACTGCAACAGGATCGCAGCCGGCGGCGAATGAATAA
- a CDS encoding biotin--[acetyl-CoA-carboxylase] ligase: protein MIGQPFIVLNTTDSTNNYAMAQLNEGLVTPGTTWFAMEQTAGKGQRGKQWHSPPGENLMMTTLLEPKVLALSHQFMLSASIALAAYDFFLQYAGDETGIKWSNDLYWRDRKAGGILIENVLRGGSWQYAIVGIGININQARFPDHLPNPVSLKQITGKDWDAVALAQTLCACIQRRFEQLHPTRFEAILEAYKSKLFRWQQPGLYKQGDTYFTATIRDVQPDGRLVLDKDGEIFSVGFGEIEFVITK from the coding sequence GTGATCGGACAGCCTTTTATTGTATTGAACACCACTGACAGCACCAATAACTATGCCATGGCACAGCTTAATGAAGGCCTGGTGACACCCGGAACTACCTGGTTTGCCATGGAGCAAACCGCCGGGAAAGGCCAGCGTGGCAAGCAATGGCACTCACCTCCCGGCGAAAACCTGATGATGACCACCCTGCTGGAACCCAAGGTGCTGGCCCTTTCCCACCAGTTCATGCTCAGCGCCTCCATAGCCCTGGCCGCTTATGATTTCTTTCTCCAGTACGCCGGCGATGAGACCGGGATCAAATGGAGCAATGACCTGTACTGGCGTGACAGAAAGGCAGGAGGCATTCTCATTGAAAACGTGCTGCGCGGCGGAAGCTGGCAATATGCCATCGTGGGCATTGGCATTAATATCAACCAGGCCCGCTTCCCGGACCACCTGCCCAATCCCGTATCGCTGAAGCAGATCACCGGCAAGGACTGGGATGCCGTAGCCCTGGCCCAAACGCTGTGCGCCTGCATCCAGCGCAGGTTTGAGCAGCTCCACCCCACTCGGTTCGAGGCCATCCTGGAAGCATATAAGAGCAAGCTGTTCCGCTGGCAACAGCCGGGACTTTACAAGCAGGGTGATACCTACTTTACTGCCACCATCCGTGATGTGCAGCCGGACGGGCGCCTGGTACTGGATAAAGACGGGGAAATATTTTCAGTGGGGTTTGGGGAGATCGAGTTTGTCATCACGAAATAA
- the rsfS gene encoding ribosome silencing factor gives MSKRKRAETRLSRDSEIFTTIIRAIQDKKGENIVSLDLGNIPEAVADFFIICEANSSTQVRAIADYVEEEMSKIGEEPYKHEGFTAQQWILVDYVNVVVHIFQPETRKFYSLEEMWSDADRMEHAG, from the coding sequence TTGAGTAAGAGAAAAAGAGCGGAAACCCGCCTGAGCAGAGATAGTGAGATTTTTACTACCATCATCAGGGCCATCCAGGATAAAAAAGGAGAAAATATCGTGTCCCTGGACCTGGGTAACATTCCGGAAGCGGTGGCCGACTTTTTTATCATCTGTGAAGCCAACTCCAGTACGCAAGTACGCGCCATTGCGGACTATGTAGAGGAAGAAATGAGCAAGATCGGCGAAGAGCCGTACAAACACGAAGGTTTTACTGCACAACAATGGATATTGGTTGACTATGTGAATGTGGTCGTTCATATTTTCCAGCCGGAAACACGCAAATTTTACAGTCTGGAAGAAATGTGGAGCGACGCAGATCGCATGGAACATGCCGGCTAG